Proteins encoded within one genomic window of Hevea brasiliensis isolate MT/VB/25A 57/8 chromosome 8, ASM3005281v1, whole genome shotgun sequence:
- the LOC110654663 gene encoding putative disease resistance RPP13-like protein 1: MSRESLPLSSLFSRPMIVSLPISSLILHLSFQTNSTPSFQIHPPETLPSFVVSLFLEVIMSFVGQVVSFIGESASSSFFQSLLDKIECPELLKFAHERQVLAEIRNWEKFFTAIQVVLDDAEEKQMEDRLVESWLSDLKNLAYDVEDILDEFATEFLQRRLKGERQASASKLRKLIHSVTATISPGTVFFNSTLMSKMVEITARFQEIAKQQQDLGLIKKNVGGTSSSKVCIRPSSTCLHHEPEVYGRDEDKRKLLDLLLRDETSDVKVGVIPIVGMGGVGKTTLTRLVYNDKASQQQFQVKSWVCVSDEFDILRITKSILESITLKSCDLKELNQVQLKLHEKLAGKKFLIVLDDVWNKNYDDLNALCSPLMCGAPGSKVILTTRDEAVARTMGNTEFQNLSCFSDEHCWSIFVDHAFGRRRIADPNLEVIHEKVINKYSGLPLAARTLVGLLRSKPREEWENVLNSKIWNLQGGGNSILPVLRLSYYHLPSHLKRCFAYCAIFPKDYVFRKKQLVLLWMAEGLIEQQDDQHMEDVGDEYFQDLFSRSFFQSSSTGGFIMHDLVNDLAQSVAGETCFRLEDSSMVGQ, translated from the coding sequence ATGTCTCGAGAATCCCTCCCACTTAGTAGCCTCTTCTCGCGTCCAATGATTGTATCTTTACCCATTTCCTCTCTGATACTGCACCTAAGCTTCCAAACCAACAGCACTCCCTCCTTTCAAATCCATCCTCCTGAAACCCTCCCATCTTTTGTAGTTTCTCTGTTCTTGGAAGTAATCATGTCTTTTGTTGGACAGGTTGTGTCTTTCATAGGAGAGTCTGCTTCGTCTTCTTTCTTTCAGTCTCTGTTAGACAAGATTGAGTGCCCTGAGTTACTGAAGTTTGCTCATGAGCGGCAAGTTCTTGCTGAAATTAGGAATTGGGAGAAATTTTTTACTGCAATTCAAGTTGTTCTTGATGATGCAGAGGAGAAGCAGATGGAAGACCGGTTGGTGGAGAGCTGGCTAAGCGACCTCAAGAATCTGGCTTATGATGTGGAAGACATCTTGGATGAATTTGCCACTGAATTCTTGCAACGCCGGTTGAAGGGAGAACGTCAAGCCAGTGCAAGTAAGCTTCGGAAACTCATTCATTCTGTTACTGCTACAATCAGTCCAGGAACTGTCTTCTTTAATTCAACACTGATGTCCAAGATGGTGGAGATCACTGCAAGATTTCAAGAGATAGCAAAACAGCAGCAAGACTTGGGTTTGATAAAGAAAAATGTTGGAGGTACGTCCTCTAGTAAGGTATGTATACGACCATCCAGTACATGTTTGCATCATGAACCTGAAGTCTATGGCAGAGATGAAGATAAGAGGAAGTTACTTGATTTGCTTTTGAGGGACGAAACAAGTGATGTGAAAGTTGGAGTAATACCCATTGTTGGGATGGGCGGTGTGGGGAAGACAACACTCACTCGGCTTGTCTACAATGACAAGGCATCACAACAACAATTTCAGGTAAAATCATGGGTTTGTGTATCTGATGAATTTGACATTTTGAGAATAACAAAGAGCATTCTTGAGTCAATCACTTTGAAGTCTTGTGATCTAAAGGAGCTTAATCAAGTTCAACTCAAACTGCATGAGAAATTAGCGGGAAAGAAGTTTTTGATTGTTTTAGATGATGTTTGGAACAAgaattatgatgatttgaatgccCTTTGTTCTCCATTGATGTGTGGAGCACCAGGAAGCAAAGTGATCTTGACAACACGTGATGAAGCTGTTGCACGAACAATGGGGAACactgaatttcaaaatttaagcTGCTTTTCTGATGAACATTGTTGGTCAATTTTTGTTGACCATGCTTTTGGCAGGAGGAGAATTGCAGATCCAAATTTAGAAGTCATTCATGAAAAGGTTATAAACAAGTATAGTGGCTTGCCGTTGGCGGCAAGGACTTTGGTTGGCCTTCTACGCTCGAAACCAAGGGAGGAATGGGAAAATGTATTGAATAGCAAAATCTGGAATTTACAAGGTGGAGGCAACAGCATTCTTCCCGTATTAAGATTAAGTTACTATCATTTGCCTTCGCATTTAAAGAGGTGTTTTGCTTATTGTGCAATATTTCCCAAGGATTATGTATTTCGAAAGAAGCAATTAGTACTTCTATGGATGGCAGAAGGTTTAATTGAGCAACAAGACGATCAGCATATGGAGGATGTGGGTGATGAGTATTTTCAAGATCTGTTTTCCAGATCATTTTTTCAATCTTCAAGCACTGGTGGATTCATAATGCACGACCTTGTGAATGATTTGGCACAGTCTGTTGCTGGAGAGACATGTTTCAGATTAGAGGATTCATCAATggttggtcaataa